A window from Temnothorax longispinosus isolate EJ_2023e chromosome 1, Tlon_JGU_v1, whole genome shotgun sequence encodes these proteins:
- the LOC139813131 gene encoding uncharacterized protein isoform X5: protein MSNDQSLKLPLISDRYLYILSEYTRNMFIKKCTTTPGSDFIDYQQTLKAHNIEHKQRVTMPSKEIILLGQGDSIEVTVKKTKGQKRTSPVANFNSEQKAEKKRSTINDNKSPQKWGNIFREQNLIHMTKEQSTKHDENREAKKNTSAKTQQSPGKHPDLKSSAVPKESSKEMKTMYDLFMIEREKLQSELQNREEKLKKANKTCSELAFNADVQRQQLDTATREKNDMTSVITELRQHIKDKERIITDLNNKQTELAQNYVDSKLEIDKLTALSSCKDTLITEYRSTITELQNQIANQLKILNEICMKEGSTSPQMSFIHTGHACSSPTSTDDSSQSLDDISVSSVNSICEEHARRKDAPVEDPELVSLLDGESSHTIMPDQNEVTNAKRSAMQNNTVPYQNMDTNNMVGKKSLRHSSKKGCNKENDTYKTRKFAKPKEKQNDIIRKLYLNRTSKALESITSTKSTVSGIRKQGDVQNRKPVNIPSPLRNCPHPDWSDSSLPSISTVSNLDMMISNDV from the exons ATGTCTAACGACCAATCTCTAAAGCTACCTCTGATAAGCGACAGGTATCTT TATATACTTAGTGAATATACACGTaacatgtttataaaaaaatgtacaacaACGCCTGGCAGTGACTTCATCGATTATCAACAAACTTTGAAAGCCCATAACATAGAACACAAG CAGCGTGTCACGATGCCTTCCAAGGAAATCATACTACTCGGCCAAGGCGATAGTATAGAAGTCACGGTTAAAAAAACTAAAGGTCAAAAACGTACTTCGCCCGTAGCAAATTTTAACTCTGAGCAGAAAGCTGAGAAGAAAAGATCTACGATTAATGATAATAAGTCCCCACAAAaatggggtaatatttttagagAGCAGAACTTAATACATATGACAAAAGAACAGTCTACCAAACATGATGAAAATAGAGAagcaaaaaagaatacaagTGCCAAAACACAACAGAGTCCTGGAAAACATCCC gaTCTAAAATCCAGTGCGGTTCCAAAAGAGTCTAGTAAAGAGATGAAGACCATGTATGATCTGTTCATGATAGAACGAGAAAAATTGCAAAG TGAACTTCAAAAccgagaagaaaaattaaaaaaagctaATAAAACATGTTCAGAGTTAGCATTTAATGCAGATGTGCAAAGACAACAATTGGATACAGCAACTCGTGAAAAAAACGATATGACATCAGTAATAACTGAATTAAGGCAACATATTAAAGACAAGGAAAGAATAATTACAGATCTGAATAACAAGCAAACAGAACTTGCACAAAATTACGTTGATAGTAAATTAGAGATAGATAAACTTACAGCGTTATCTTCTTGTAAAGATACACTAATTACTGAATACCGGAGTACAATAAc AGAGCTACAAAATCAGATTgcaaatcaattaaaaatcctAAATGAAATCTGTATGAAAGAAGGAAGCACAAGTCCTCAAATGTCATTTATCCATACAGGGCACGCATGTTCGTCTCCTACTTCAACTGATGATTCTAGTCAATCTTTGGATGATATATCAGTTTCTTCAGTAAATTCCATTTGCGAAGAGCATGCTCGAAGAAAAGATGCACCTGTTGAAGATCCTGAACTTGTAAGCTTACTTGATGGAGAATCATCACATACTATAATGCCGGATCAAAATGAAG ttacGAATGCTAAAAGATCAgcaatgcaaaataatactgttCCTTATCAAAATATGGACACGAATAATATGGTCGGGAAAAAATCTTTGCGTCATTCCTCAAAAAAGGGTtgcaataaagaaaatgataCATACAAGACGAGAAAATTTGCAAAACCTAAGGAAAAACAAAATGATATCATCAGAAAATTGTATCTTAATCGAACATCGAAAGCTCTTGAAAGCATTACGTCTACCAAATCAACAGTTTCTGGCATAAGAAAGCAAGGTGATGTGCAAAATAGGAAACCTGTTAATATACCTAGTCCATTACGGAACTGTCCACATCCTGATTGGAGCGACAGCAGTTTACCCAGTATTAGTACGGTCTCCAACTTGGACATGATGATCTCGAACGATGTTTAA